Below is a genomic region from Marinobacter salarius.
CCAACTGGGGCTCGTTGCGTTCCCGGTAGATCTCGATCAGGGCGCTGTTCTGCCAGCATGATATCAACATCGGTTGGCGGGGGTCACTGTGGTGCTGGTCGACCCATTGCCGCACACGGGTACAGGTATCCAACGCCTCGTCGATATCTCCGCGGTTGTACTGAATCCAGGCGAGCAGGCCGCCGCTTGAGAGCACGGTGCTGGGCTTACGCTCCAATTCTCCATAACGCACGGCGGAGGTCAGGGCGTCCTCGGCGGCCGCCAGGTCCCCCTTGCCGTAATAGTCCAGGCCCACTCCGTAATAGGTCACGGACTTCAAGGGTATGCGGGTGTGGTCAATGTCACGCAACACCTGTTGGGTCAGATCGCTGGCGCTCTTATCGTCGCTCTTTGATCGCGCCAGGTAGGAGCGGATTAGCGAAATCTCACTCTGCAGGCCCAGAGCACCTTCCGCATCGGGATGGGAATCGGCCACCTGCTTGTCGAGCATATCTTCCAGTTCGCCCAGGAGAGGCCCCAGCATGTCTACCCGGTTGGCGAAAAACAGCGCCCACACTCTCAGCATCAACAGTTGTGGACTGTCCTGCAGGGTGTTGGTGGGCAGGGAATCCAACCAGCTCAGCACGGGCAGGTGAAAACCGCCGTGGATCAGGTTGTTGCCGTGTTCGGCCAGTACCTTAGCGAGCCAGGGCCAGTCCTGATGCTGGACAATCTGGGAAATTCCTTCCTGAACGTGGCCATGAACCAACAACCAGTGGACCGCTCGCTGCCATTGCTGTTCAGTATCTTCCGGCTTGAACTGTCTCACTCGCTGCAGCAGTGCATCCCGGAACAGGTCGTGGTACCGGAACCATTCATTATGGGTATCCAGCGGAATCAGAAACAGGTTTTCCCGTAGCAGCTGTTCCAACAGGACCTGGCTGTTGGTGGTGCCGCGAACGGCGTCGCAGAGAGAGGCGCACAGCCGGGGACAGCAGGCGGTGTCTAGCAGGAAGTCTCGCACCGGCGCAGGTTGCTGCTCCAGCACCTCGGTTAGCACATAATCACTGATGCGGCGTTCGTCCAGGTCGATGCGTTGGTGGCCAGCTCTGGGGTTCTGATCATCGATGCTGCCGCCCGACAGCGCGGACAATTGCATGGCGGCAACCCAACCCTCGGTTTTGCTGCAGATCCTGCGAATTTCCTGCTCGGAGAGCTCGAGTCCCATGGTGTCGTGGAAAAAGCGCTGGCACTCCTCCTCGGAGAACGCCAGAAGACCCGGGTGTATGTCCTCCACCCAGCGGCGCACCCGCCAGCGTGAGAGTGGCAGGGCCGGTTCCGTGCGGGATGCGAGAGTTACCAGAACACCAGGCGGCAGGTAATCCATAAAATAAGACACCTGGCGCTGCAGTTGTGGGTCGCTGATAAAGTGATAGTCGTCCAGGATAAGCGTCCAGGGCGCTCCATCGGCGGCGAGAACGTTAATCAGCGCGGTAATGGGGCCTTCCAGTTCCTGGAGGCTGCAATGGCTGAGTTGTTGGCGGCATTGCTCCAGACCTACGAGGCCATTGTGTTCAAACGCTCCCACCACGTACTGCCAGAATCGGCGGGGTTCGTCATCATGCTCATCCAGGGATAGCCAGGCAACCGTAGACGGGGACCGGGAACACCATTGGCTGACCAATGTGGTTTTGCCAAAACCCGCTGGCGCCACTACCAGATTCAACCGCTTGGCACCGTCCGGCTGCAGCAGAGTGCTCAGGCGATCCCGTTGTACCGAACGGGGATCCGCGGTTGGTCTGAGAAATTTGGTGGTTAGCAGCATCGTTTCCCTGAATGCCCGTAGTTGGTTCGATTACGGATTGTGTGCTTTGTCACCGTTAAGTCAAGGGCCGCAAAGACAAATGACGCCGTCGTCATGCTGCGTTCTGTGTTTTTTGGTCTAAACTGTGTTGGAAGGGATTCTGTATACTCAATAAGAATGAAAAATCACGTCTTTATGCGTATTCTTCTAATAAGACCAGCGTATACAAGCCCGGCTTACACCGGGCTCCAAGGGGAGCGACAGGGTAGATGAAATTACAACAGTTGCGCTATATCTGGGAAGTTGCGCACCATGATCTCAATGTATCCGCCACTGCCCAGAGCCTTTTCACGTCACAACCGGGAATATCCAAGCAGATCCGCCTTCTGGAAGATGAACTGGGGCTGGAAGTCTTTGCCCGCAGCGGCAAACACCTCACCCGTATTACACCCGGTGGTGAGATTATCATTCGTGAAGCGGGTGAAATACTGCGCCGCGTGGAAGGCATCAAGAAAATCGCACAGGAGTTCAGCAACCAGCGTAAGGGCGACCTGAGTATCGCGACGACCCATACCCAGGCCCGCTATGCGCTGCCGCCCATTATTCAGGGCTTTATCGAGTCCTACCCCGAGGTGTCCCTGCACATGCACCAGGGCACACCCATGCAGATTTCCGAAATGGCCGCCAATGGCGCCGTGGACTTCGCCATCGCCACCGAAGCCATGGAGTTGTTCAACGACCTGATCATGATGCCGTGCTATAAATGGAACCGCAGCATCATCGTGCCAAAGGACCATCCCCTGGCCAGGAACCCCGAACTGACGTTGCCGGACCTTGCCGAGTTCCCGCTGGTCACCTACGTGTTTGGCTTTACCGGCCGTTCGAAGCTGGATGAGGCATTCCAGGCCCACGGGCTGACCCCGAAAGTGGTGTTTACGGCCGCCGATGCAGACGTGATCAAGACATACGTACGGCTGGGCCTTGGGGTTGGGATCATCGCCAGCATGGCGTTTGATGAGCACAATGACCCGGACCTTGTGTGCCTGGACGCCAGTAAACTCTTCCGCCCGAGCGTGACCCGGATCGGCTTCCGTAAGGGAACCTTCCTGCGGGGCTACATGTACGATTTCATCCAGCGATTTGCGCCACATCTGACCCGTGAGCGGGTGGATGAAGCGGTGACTCACCAGGGCAGCAGGGCGGAGATCGAGGAACTGTTCAACGACATCGATCTGCCGACCTACTGACGTTTCTGGAGGGTTTATTCGCGGGCAATCAGGTTCCCGGCGTGTAAGCCACATTCCTTCTGTGTGGCTTCTTCCCACCACCAGCGGCCCTCGCGCTCGTGCTGTCCAGGCAGGATGGGGCGTGTGCAGGGTTCGCAGCCAATGCTGACAAAACCCTTTTCGTGCAGTTTGTTGTAGGGAGCTTCCGTCATCCGGATATAGTCCCAGACTTCCTTCGAGCTCCAGTTTGCCAGCGGGTTAAATTTCACCAGCGTTTTCTCGTCCGTTGAGAAGGCGTCGTCAATCTGCACTACCGGCACGTCATTGCGGGTGCCGGGGCTCTGGTCCTTGCGCTGGCCGGTAATCCACGCATCCACGGTGGCCAGTTTGCGCCGTAACGGATTGACCTTGCGGATGCCGCAGCACTCGCCATGGCCGTCCTCATAGAAACTGAACATACCCTTACGGGTGACCAGGTCCTGTACTTCCGCCGCATCGGGGAACATCACCTCAATGTTAATGCCATAGTGCTCGCGGACCCGATCAATGAATTGATAGGTTTCCGGGTGAAGGCGTGCCGTATCCAGGGTGAATACCTGAAGGTTGTCAGTCAGCTTGTGGGCCAACTCAATCAGTGCGACGTCTTCCGCACCGCTGAAGGAAATGGCAATGTTGTCGTACTTCGCCAGAGCGGCCTTGAGGATAGCCCTGGGGCTCGCGCCTTCAAGCTCGGCCTGTAACTGTGCAATGTCCGTCATTTGAAAGGATCACCTGGAGTGTAAATGTGTGATAAATCTACCATTAACCGATAGCAGTCTGAAGGAATGGGGGAGTATATCGTTATAGCCGCACAGATGTACGATGCATTCCGCCCCGGTTTTTCTTATCATACCGCCTGATTCCAATCCCCGGCGGGAATCGCCGGGCTGACCAGCATTTAACTATCAGGAGACCATTGTGGAACTTGCGTGCCTTGACCTTGAAGGAGTACTGATCCCGGAAATCTGGATCGCGTTTGCGGAAAAAACCGGCATTGAGGAGCTCAAGGCGACCACCCGCGACATTCCTGATTACGACGTGCTTATGCAGCAACGTCTGAAATTGTTGGACCAGCACGGCTATGGCCTGCCGCAGATCCAGGAAGTGATCGGCGAATTGGACCCATTGCCCGGTGCCCGGGAATTCCTGGACTGGCTGCGGGAGCGGTTCCAGGTGGTGATTCTTTCCGACACCTTCTACGAATTCGCCATGCCACTGATGGCCAAGCTGGGCTATCCGGCACTGCTTTGCCACAAGCTGGAAGTGAACGACGAAGGCAGGATCACTGATTACCTGCTGCGCCAGCGTGACCCGAAGCGCCAGTCAGTGCGTGCCTTTCAGCTACTGAACTACCGCGTTATCGCGGCGGGTGATTCCTACAACGACACCACCATGCTGGGCCAGGCGGAAGCGGGCATCCTGTTCCACGCGCCGCAGAACGTGATTGAGGAGTTCCCCCAGTTCCCGGCGGTACATACGTTTGAAGAGCTTAAAGGCGAGTTCCTGAAAGCCAGTGCCATCCATAACTGATTGTGCGGACCCTTGGCCGGGGCAAGCTCTTTGCCCTGGCGTTTCCGCCTTTGCGAGCCACTCTCTACAGCGCTTCCAGAACGTTCATCAGCTTCTGAACTTTGTCCACGGATTCCCGGTATTCATCATCCGGATCTGAATCCGCGACGATGCCACATCCCGCCCAGCAGTGAATCTGCCCGTCCGAATCCGTCATCAGGGTGCGGATGGCAATATTGCTTTCCAGGTTATTGCAGAAATCCCAACGGAAGATCGAGCCGCAGTAGGGCCCGCGACGATGTGGTTCCAGGTCGTCGATAATCTCCATCGCCCTGCGTTTGGGCGCGCCTGTGATCGAGCCGCCCGGGAAGGCAGAGAGAAGGGCTTTTAACGGTGTGGTTCCTGGCTGTAGCCGGCCTTCCACCGTGCTGACCAGTTGATGGACATTTTCATAGCTTTCGATACTGAAAAGCCGGGGCACCGAGACGGAAAACGGCTCGCAGAATCGCGACAGGTCGTTGCGGATCAGGTCCACGATCATCAGGTTTTCGGCCCGGTCCTTTTCAGCAGCGGCCAGGGATTCGGCAATCCGCTGGTCGTTCGCCGGCGAGTTCAGATCCCGGGGCCGGGTACCCTTGATGGGTTTGCTGATGACCCTGTTGCCATCTTCAATACTCAGGAACAGCTCTGGTGAAATGCTGAGGACCTGATAGGAACCAGCGTTGATGTACGCAGCGTGGGGGACCGGAACGGCCTGGCACAAAGCTCGGAACGCTGTGTACGGCTCGCCCTGGTAGCCGCCGGTGTACTTGTTGGACAGGTTGACCTGATAGCAGTCCCCGGCATGGATATAGCTAAGCACCCGGGATACGCCATTGCGGTAGTGTTCGGCGGGTTGGTCGGCTGTAAATCCCGGGCTGATGTGAAAAGGAGTAGGGCGCGTCGGCTTTTCGCCGGTGAGGTTCAGCACCCGTTCACGGGTTCTATCGTCACACTCGGGATGAAAATCGAGCCTGGGCGAATTGGCACCCGAAACATCCAGCGTCAGCTGCCAGAGATAAAGCCCAATATAGCCATAATCCCTCTCACTGGCCTCGCCGGAGAATCCGGGGACCGTGTGGTTGCCAGCCTCGTAAAACAGGGTGCCCATGATGCCGCCTGCCAGTTCCCGGCTCGACGCTTCAGCCAGTCCTGCCCAAGCCTGCTCCAGCACGTCCGTCAGGCGTGAGAACGATAGCGCGTCCTTGGGGACTGGCCAATGTTTCAGCGGGAACGCCGTGACAATCCGCCGTTGCCTGCCGGCGTCGGTGTAGTCGATAAACCCATGTTGGCTGCTGATCTGTGAAACGAGGCGCTCTGCCTCTTCCGCACTTAATGTTTTCACGATGTTACATACTTAACAAAATCTTGCATGGGTTCACGGTAGCCTGTGCGGCAAGTCACCTGACTTCGGGCTCGAAAAGGCTTGGGCCGGTGCATTCTAAACAATAATCCTAAGGGCAGTAACCAGTATGAAGACTTGTAACGGCATTGGTAAGCGATTTGTCTTGGCGATGATCGCCGGATGTGCGATTTCCACCGCGGCGTTGGCGCAGGATGCGATTGATCGGGAAGATCATGTGCTATCCGATGGCAAGCTGGACGACAAAGACCTGGCCGCGGTGGTTGCGGTTGCTCAGAGGCATCTCAGGGAAATGACGGACCAGGTGGTCAATCAGGCGGGCGATGAACTCGAGGAAGCTGGCATCTTTCGTCCGATGGCTTTCATGGTCATGAAGTCTGACAAGGTTCAACAAATGAGATTGGAAGAGGAAGCTGAGCAGGCCCCTGGAAATGTAAAGGTTTTAATGTATCGCGCTGGGCTAAAGGCCATTGCGCGCCGAGGTGAAATTCATGCGGCGGTCATTGCCTACCCAGGAAGCGTTGAAAAAAATGGCGAGACGATCCGAGCAATGGCTCTGGAGCATGAGCATAGGCTTGGAGTTTCTGGAATCAAGCTGATACCGGTCAGATTGGAGGATGGTGAAGCAAGTTTCGGTGAACCGATGTCTCAGGATAAGCCATTTCAGATCTTCTATGATGCAAAAAAGGAGAGTGACGAATGAGCCAAGTGCATGAATTTATAGTGAATAAGTTGCTTTTATTAAGAACTGCTTTGTTTTGTGACAATTTGTGAATGCATTCACGGAACCAGAGTGTAAAACAATCTTAAATGGAGTGGTGAGGTTGAGCCTCACAACAAAGTTAAAAAGTTCAACTGGATAACAATAAGTTCAATCAAGGAGAACAATATGAAAGGCCTGAAGAAACTTGCACTGGCAACAGCCGTTGCCGCTGCGCCCTTCGCCGCTCAAGCCGAGCTGCAGGCGATGGACGACAGCATGATGGGTAACGTCACCGGTCAGGCCGGTGTGACCATTGAGCTGGAAACTCAGGTAAACATTGGTCAGTTTACCTACACGGACGAAGGTACATTCGCCGTAAAGGACATCGCTCTCGGTGGTGCGTTGGCCAGTAGCTCTCAGTCTGCAGCTGACTATGCCGCAGCTACCGGTGCAGGCGCTTTGCTGGACCAACTGAAAATCGACATCGACATCGCTGACGATGGCGACGCTGTCATTCACGTTGGTTCCCTGCAAACCGACGGCAGTGGTAACCCTGTACCCATCGACTGGGGTTTCACCGCTGGATCCATGGAGCTTAACGGTAACGGTGGCGAAAACACCGTTCTGGTTTCGAACATGGACGCCTGGGGTCTCCTCGGTGCTCTGGATATCCGTGTAGATACGGATAACGTTACAGACGGAGCTGGAAACGAAATGGCGGGCACCGGCACCCTTAATTTGGATGCAGCGTTCACCGTTAACGAAATGAGCTTCGATGTTGACTTCCTCGGCGTTGGTGTCCGCGGAATGACCATCAATAGCTCCGAGTCTGGCGGTGAAGTGCTTGGGGCCGCTGGTCTGGCAGCTGTATTCGCGGAAGATCCTACTGCTCCGACCGCTGAAGAGCAGCGCAAGATCGGATTGGCGCAGGCTGGATTTGCAATCATCGGCCTGGACATCTACAAGGGTGACGGTCTCGGTGCTTCCACAGCGACCAACGTACTGCGTGTAGATGTTGATGACGTCCTGATGGACATCAACGTTGCCGAAACCGTTATCGGCGGTGCAAACATCGGTACTATCGGTATCGACAACCTGCACATCAGCAACACCAAGCTGGCTGTATACGGAAAATAAGCTGATCGCATAACACCTCTGGTGTGAACGCCCCGCCCTGCGGGGCGTTTTTTTTTGCCTGCTATAAAGTGCAGGCAAAAAAAGAGCGGTGACTCGCAAGGAGTTACCGCTCTTTGTGTTTCGGACCTGTAGAGATAGTTTTAGCGATCCGGCACCGCTATAGACAGATCAAACCCACCGCCAGGACGGGGTGTTAATGTGATCGGGTCTTCGTTAATGCCATGGGGCACCTGGATCGTATCAATACCCGGCGGGTTGCCTATGGTGAAGTTCAGGTTCTGGCCATCAAACCCAACGCCCAGTTGATCGTTCAGAAAGGTCTGACTGAACGGCTCATCCGGTATCTGGGCCTGCTGCCCGAAGATAATGGGCGGAATGGTGGGGGTGAACTCCGCAGGCGGCTGCGCCCGGGCAAGTTCTTCTTGTGGCAACAGCAAGGCACGACGGAGGAATTCCTCCTCCGCGCTCTCGAGGGCGCCTTTCTTGCCTTCCCGTTCGAAGCGCTCAAGAGCGTCGCGATAGGCTTCCTCTTCCGCTTCCGTTAGCACCGGTTCACCCGGCGAAATGGTCAGCGAGCGGATGATCCGCTGCCGATCGGCGTCGGTTTTCCGCCTTTCCTTTGGAACCACGATGACAGCGGAATCCTTTACATAGGTTTCTACCATCTCATCGGAGGTCAGGGCCTGTACCCCGGCCATCAGCGGGGAGCTAAACGAAACAGCCAGGCTGGCCGTACCAGCCAGAGCGATGTACAAGGGTGTTCGGCGGTTCATGGCGTAGCCTCTTGCCGTGTCCAAACGCGAAATGGAGGCGCTTCCGACACTAAACTGCAGTCAGTATGCTCCTTGGTAGCAGTATTCTTCTCAGAGATTTGGATTTCAAGGCGATTTTGTGGTGTTTGTGATCAGAATCGGACTATTGTCAGTATTCTTCTGTAAAACCACGCAAACGTGTTTATATAACAGGCGTAACCATCCAGTTTTTGTAACAGGACTCTTATGTTGAAGGCATTTCGTTCGCGATGGCAGCGCTGGGTCAACCAGCGGATTCCGCGAGCCGATCAGCGAATATTCGGACAGCGCAATGTTTTTATCCTGCCCACGGGTGCCGGGGTGGTGTTTGCCGGTTTACTGTTGATCATGCTGATTACCGGAATTAACTACCAGAACAGCCTGATATACATGCTCACATTTCTGTTGGGCGCAGTAGTTGTTGCGGCCATGCACCAGACCCACCGCAACCTGTCGGGGCTGGAACTGACACTCATACAGGCCGGTGATGGCTTTGCCGGCGATACGATACCCTTCCGTTTAAGGGCTGTGTCGCCCCGCCATGACTCGCTGGCGATATCCCTGTTCTGCGATGACAGTCAACTCGAAAACCAGCACGTACCAGCCGGGCAGCAGGTGGATATGACCCTGGCCATACCGTCCTATCGTCGTGGCTACCTGCAGCCGGAACGTATCCGCGTGGAAACCCGCTTTCCTTTTGGCCTTTTCAAGGCCTGGTCCTGGCTGCGGCCGGTCACGTCCGGCATTGTCTATCCAAACCCTCTGGCCGCCCCGGATGTGACCAGCACGGTTCAGGACGGAGAGGAGCAATCGAAGGCCCGCTCGACGGATGGCAATGACCATGCCGACATTCGGCCCTGGCGTGAGGGGGATCTGAGCCAGAGGGTTCAGTGGAAACGATACGCCCGTACCGGTGAGATGGTGATTACCGATTGGGAAGGTGAACAGGGCAGCCCCTTCTGGCTTGATTACGACGCTTTCAGGGGCGTGGACCGTGAGCTGCGCCTGGGCTACCTGGCCCATCAGGTGATGGAGCGGGCCCGCAACAACAGCCGGTTCGGGTTGAATCTGCCGGGGCAGGTGATTGAACCGGACACCGGCGCCGCTCACGCCAATCGGTGCCTCAAGGCGCTGGCCATCTTTGGCCTTGAACAACCCCGGGAGGGAGGGCCCTTACCCCACGGTACCCGTTCTGATGAGGTGGGGAATCGGTCCTCCAAGTCGCCGGTTATTGGGGAGGGACGGGCATGATTCGCAGGTTCCTGAGTAACTCCCGTAGCTCAAGCTCGTTGCAGACTGCGAATTTGGTATCCGGTCGCGCGTTGATATGGCTGATTGCAGGGTTTGTGTTGTTACTGGTTCCCCAGTGGGATCGATTGCCGATCTGGCTGGTGGCCAGTTGCGCTGTACTTGCTGGCTGGCGCTGGCTGGCGCAATCCGGGCGGGTCAGGTTACCGGGAAGGTGGATGCGTACCGGGATCATGCTGGTACTGGTGGCTGTTTATATTGCGACGGTTCAGGGGCGCTTCACGGTTGATACCGCCGCGTCGTTTTTTGTGCTGGCGGTGGGACTTAAGTGGCTTGAAACCCGATCGACTCGGGATTTCTATGTGCTGTTTTTTATTCTGGTGTACCTGGCAACCGTGAATTTTCTGTTTCATCAGGAAATTCACTGGAGTGTCATTAATATTACCGGCGTTGCTTTGTTATTGGTTGGGCTGCAGGTGGTCAATGCGCCCGAAATCCCCGGTGCCATAAAAAAGGGATGGCGGCGCTTGGGGCTGATGCTGGTTAAGACCTTGCCGATTGTAGTACTCCTGTTCGTTTTCTTCCCGCGCATGGCACCGCTCTGGAGTGTGCCGCTGGTCTCAGGGGAAGCTCGAACCGGTATCAGCGACACCATGACTCCCGGCGATATTTCCAGCCTCGCCCAGAGCAGTGAGCGAGCCTTTCGCGTCACTTTTGGTGGCGAATTGCCGGCTTACCGGGATCGTTACTGGCGTGGGCTTATCCTGGATCGCCTGGACGGTGATACCTGGCAACAGGGCTTTGCAAAGCCGTTTCGTCGCCCGGGACGGGTTGCCGTGGACGGCGGCGTGGGGCCACTGGAGTCCAACCAGTACGACGTGTTGATGGAGCCGACGGACCAGACCTGGGCCTTTGCTCTGGAAGACTCCTTAGCGGTTTCCAACAACGTCAAGTCGACGGACGAGGGCCTGTTCCGGTTTGACCGGCCGGCTGACAGCGCGGTTCGTTATCGGATGGAGCTGGTCAGGAACCAACCAACGGAGGGCACCAGCGAGGAGCCCGGTAACCTTCAGCGCTATCTGCAATTACCGCAAAGCGGCAACCCGAGGGCAAGGGTGTTTGGGCAGCAACTGGCAGATCAACATGACAACAACCCTCAAGCGGTCGTGCAACAGCTTCTGAACCGCTTTCGGGAGCAGCCCTATTTCTATACCTTGCGCCCACCCGCCATGCCCGTGGACGGCATCGACAGCCTGTTGTTCGATGAAAAACGGGGATTTTGTGCCCATTACGCGGGCGCCACCACGTTTGTGTTGCGAGCGGCAGGCATTCCGGCGCGCGTTGTGGTCGGGTATCAAGGGGGAGAACCTGGAGCCGATGCTGAATACCTGATTGTGCGGCAGTACGATGCCCACGCCTGGGTGGAAGCGTGGTTCCCCGGCCAGGGTTGGGTGCGGGTGGACCCGACAGCTGCCATTGCTCCCGAGCGTATTGAGTTTGGTCTGCGGGAGGCGGTTGCCGAGGAAGGCTCGTTCCTTGAGAACGACTGGACATCGCCACAGCGTTACGGCGATTTGGCGGTGCTGCAGTGGGCCTCCCTGCAACTGGATAAGATCAACTACCACTGGCAGCGGTGGGTTGTCGGTTACCAGGGTCAGTCGCAGATGGACCTGATGTCGCGTTTGCCCGGTGGGATAGGAATGCGGGAGCTTGGCTATATCACCGCGGGCATTGTGGGTATGGCGCTGTTACTGGCGGGTTTGGTTACCGCCTGGCAATACCTCCGAGTCGAAAGCAGGGATCCGCTCGGCCGTCTCGTCAGCCGCTGGTACCGGTTGTGTGACCGTTCGGGAGTGCCGGTACGTCACGGTGAAACGCCCGCCCAACTGGCCTCCAGGCTCGCCCAGGCAAAACCCGCAGCGGCTGGCACGGCAACGGCTTTTGCCCGATTGATCAACAAACATTACTATGGCCGGGATTCCGAAACCGGTCATCATGGCGAACTGGCGAAAATGAAGCGATTGCTGGCCACGATGAAACGACAGGCGGATCGACCGTCAACCAGTTCATCAAAGGGGTGAATACGTGAACGCATCCATAGCAACCATGGCATGGCTTGAAGACGCCTGGAGCCGATTGCTCCAACGCATCGCCGGCAACCGGATGCCCCATGCCCTGATGGTGACGGGCGAGAACGGCGTGGGAAAGCGTCTGTTTGCCAACGCGCTGGCCGGGTTGCTGGTCTGTGAGAAGGCGGATATGGCCGCGGGGTCCCCTTGTGGCATCTGCAAGCAGTGCGAGTTGGTTGCCGCGGGCACCCATCCGGATATCCGAATTTACGCACCGGAAAAATCACGGATGATCAAGATTGATCAGATTCGTGCGCTGTCCGCATTCGCGGTCGGCTCTCCCCAGGTGGCCTCCCGCAAGGTGGCCATTATTGATCGGGCGGACCAGTTGAACATCAATTCCGCCAACGCGTTGCTGAAAACCCTGGAAGAACCCGCCGAAGATGTGGTGCTTCTGCTGCTGCAGGAGAGTGGCAGGCCGGTATTGCCGACGATCCGTTCCCGCTGCCAGAGTTTGCTGATCGCCACGCCGGACGGGGATCAGGCTGCTGGCTGGCTGGCGACGGCGGTCAAAGCGATGGATGGCGACAACAGACCAACGCCGGAGCAATGCGCTAAGGCGCTGGTACTTGCAGCCAATGCGCCGCGGCTGGCCCTGGAATATGCTACCGGAGAGTTTATTAGCCTGCGGGATGAGGCATTGGACAACTTCCGCCATTTCATGAAGGGTCAGCTCACTCTTTCCGAGGCTGCAAAGCCGTTCAAGGCAATGGGGCTTGAAAGTGCTCTATGGCTATTTGAAGGCTGGGCCGGTGACCTGGCCCGCATCAGTGCCGGCGGTCAGCCAAGGGATGCGGAAGCGGCAGACATGTTAACGTTCCTTGCCAGAAACAATCCTTCCTGGCGGGCCCATGAGCTCCTGGATGCGATCCACGAGTCCAGGTCCGCCGGCGTTTACAACGTGAACCCCGAGTTGGAAGCGGGCCGTTTGCTGATTGCATGGCAGAAACTCATGCCGCGCCGCAGACCAGCTACGGGATAAACGGAGCGGCCAAGGGCGCGGCAGGATAGGGCAGTGATTAACAACTACTGCTATGATTGCGGAATATCAGGAGTTTATTGACTCCGGTTGCTATTAATCCGGTTGCTATCGATACAGAGCGATCAATACAGAGAAAGGTGTTTACTATGGGGCCTGGTTTTGGCGCACGCAGTGGCATTCTCACGCTGACCATCAAGGACAAGGCGGTACTCTACGCCGCCTACATGCCTTATATCCGGCAGGGCGGGTTGTTTATTCCCACGCAAAAACAGTATCAATTGGGCGATGAAGTGTTCCTGTTGCTCAACCTGATGGATGAGCCGGAAAAAATCCCCGTGGCGGGCAAGGTGATCTGGATTACCCCGAAGGGTGCCCAGGGCAACCGTGCAGCGGGCATTGGTGTGCAGTTCGATGGTGAAGACGAAACCGCGCGTACCAAAATCGAGTCCTACCTGGCGGGTTCATTGAGCTCGGATCGACCCACCCACACGATGTAAGCGCTTCAATGAATGACACCATTCTGGATACCCCGCCTGATACAACAATGACGTGTCGGGAAATCAACTGGTCCCTTAAACACATCGACCTGGCTGGCCTGCACTGGCCCGCTGCCAAAGCCTCGGAAACCTGGCCGGTGCTGATGATCCACGGCTGGCTGGACAACGCCCTCTCTTTTGCCAGATTAGCCCCGGCGTTGTCAGGCAATCGCGATGTCTACTCCCTCGATATGGCCGGGCACGGGCGTTCCGGACACCGACCTGAAGGCCAAGGTTACCAGTTGATGGATTACGTGGCGGACCTGGCGGAACTGGTTGAGACCCACTTCAAAGACTCGCCGGGAGGGCAGGTTGACCTGGTGGGCCATTCACTCGGCGGGATTGTCAGTG
It encodes:
- the pabB gene encoding aminodeoxychorismate synthase component I, which codes for MKTLSAEEAERLVSQISSQHGFIDYTDAGRQRRIVTAFPLKHWPVPKDALSFSRLTDVLEQAWAGLAEASSRELAGGIMGTLFYEAGNHTVPGFSGEASERDYGYIGLYLWQLTLDVSGANSPRLDFHPECDDRTRERVLNLTGEKPTRPTPFHISPGFTADQPAEHYRNGVSRVLSYIHAGDCYQVNLSNKYTGGYQGEPYTAFRALCQAVPVPHAAYINAGSYQVLSISPELFLSIEDGNRVISKPIKGTRPRDLNSPANDQRIAESLAAAEKDRAENLMIVDLIRNDLSRFCEPFSVSVPRLFSIESYENVHQLVSTVEGRLQPGTTPLKALLSAFPGGSITGAPKRRAMEIIDDLEPHRRGPYCGSIFRWDFCNNLESNIAIRTLMTDSDGQIHCWAGCGIVADSDPDDEYRESVDKVQKLMNVLEAL
- a CDS encoding DUF6160 family protein, which gives rise to MKGLKKLALATAVAAAPFAAQAELQAMDDSMMGNVTGQAGVTIELETQVNIGQFTYTDEGTFAVKDIALGGALASSSQSAADYAAATGAGALLDQLKIDIDIADDGDAVIHVGSLQTDGSGNPVPIDWGFTAGSMELNGNGGENTVLVSNMDAWGLLGALDIRVDTDNVTDGAGNEMAGTGTLNLDAAFTVNEMSFDVDFLGVGVRGMTINSSESGGEVLGAAGLAAVFAEDPTAPTAEEQRKIGLAQAGFAIIGLDIYKGDGLGASTATNVLRVDVDDVLMDINVAETVIGGANIGTIGIDNLHISNTKLAVYGK
- a CDS encoding DUF58 domain-containing protein, which codes for MLKAFRSRWQRWVNQRIPRADQRIFGQRNVFILPTGAGVVFAGLLLIMLITGINYQNSLIYMLTFLLGAVVVAAMHQTHRNLSGLELTLIQAGDGFAGDTIPFRLRAVSPRHDSLAISLFCDDSQLENQHVPAGQQVDMTLAIPSYRRGYLQPERIRVETRFPFGLFKAWSWLRPVTSGIVYPNPLAAPDVTSTVQDGEEQSKARSTDGNDHADIRPWREGDLSQRVQWKRYARTGEMVITDWEGEQGSPFWLDYDAFRGVDRELRLGYLAHQVMERARNNSRFGLNLPGQVIEPDTGAAHANRCLKALAIFGLEQPREGGPLPHGTRSDEVGNRSSKSPVIGEGRA
- a CDS encoding transglutaminaseTgpA domain-containing protein, which translates into the protein MIRRFLSNSRSSSSLQTANLVSGRALIWLIAGFVLLLVPQWDRLPIWLVASCAVLAGWRWLAQSGRVRLPGRWMRTGIMLVLVAVYIATVQGRFTVDTAASFFVLAVGLKWLETRSTRDFYVLFFILVYLATVNFLFHQEIHWSVINITGVALLLVGLQVVNAPEIPGAIKKGWRRLGLMLVKTLPIVVLLFVFFPRMAPLWSVPLVSGEARTGISDTMTPGDISSLAQSSERAFRVTFGGELPAYRDRYWRGLILDRLDGDTWQQGFAKPFRRPGRVAVDGGVGPLESNQYDVLMEPTDQTWAFALEDSLAVSNNVKSTDEGLFRFDRPADSAVRYRMELVRNQPTEGTSEEPGNLQRYLQLPQSGNPRARVFGQQLADQHDNNPQAVVQQLLNRFREQPYFYTLRPPAMPVDGIDSLLFDEKRGFCAHYAGATTFVLRAAGIPARVVVGYQGGEPGADAEYLIVRQYDAHAWVEAWFPGQGWVRVDPTAAIAPERIEFGLREAVAEEGSFLENDWTSPQRYGDLAVLQWASLQLDKINYHWQRWVVGYQGQSQMDLMSRLPGGIGMRELGYITAGIVGMALLLAGLVTAWQYLRVESRDPLGRLVSRWYRLCDRSGVPVRHGETPAQLASRLAQAKPAAAGTATAFARLINKHYYGRDSETGHHGELAKMKRLLATMKRQADRPSTSSSKG